One Phragmites australis chromosome 23, lpPhrAust1.1, whole genome shotgun sequence DNA window includes the following coding sequences:
- the LOC133906777 gene encoding NAC transcription factor 29-like, translating into MASTSRLPALPAGFRFHPTDEELIVHYLMNQAASIPCPVPIVAEVNIYQCNPWDLPAKALFGENEWYFFSPRDRKYPNGARPNRAAGSGYWKATGTDKAILSTPTSENIGVKKALVFYRGKPPKGAKTDWIMHEYRLTGANKTTKRSRGSSMRLDDWVLCRIYKKSNNVQFSDQEQAGSTVEGDYSLNNSMNSAVASSPKSEAVADDQFHPTTMSMSKSCSLTDLLDTIDYSVLSQLLLDGSSTDAPAEAEPLQSPLIYPTGILACQELNYNNYVNNRLISMTPQVDASSYYSTNYNGMKRKRIMTMNGAGSFDDGGNFVKKLQLPSVSRNGNIGSASSYRTQQLVGTSSFQHRSLLSHPFLNQQQLLLNNHLELQ; encoded by the exons ATGGCCAGCACCAGTAGACTGCCTGCTCTTCCAGCAGGTTTCCGATTCCACCCCACAGATGAGGAGCTCATCGTTCACTACCTCATGAACCAGGCTGCCTCCATACCATGCCCTGTGCCCATCGTCGCCGAGGTCAACATCTACCAGTGCAACCCATGGGATCTTCCTG ccAAAGCTCTGTTCGGAGAGAATGAGTGGTACTTCTTCAGCCCGAGGGACCGCAAGTACCCGAACGGCGCCCGGCCGAATCGCGCCGCCGGATCAGGCTACTGGAAGGCCACCGGCACTGACAAGGCCATCCTGTCGACTCCGACGAGTGAGAACATTGGAGTCAAGAAGGCCCTTGTGTTCTACAGGGGTAAGCCTCCCAAGGGTGCCAAGACAGATTGGATCATGCACGAGTACCGCCTCACAGGAGCTAACAAGACCACAAAGCGCAGCAGAGGATCCTCCATGAGG ttggATGACTGGGTGCTGTGCAGAatctacaagaagagcaacAACGTTCAGTTCTCTGATCAGGAGCAGGCGGGCTCAACTGTGGAGGGAGACTACTCCCTAAACAACAGCATGAATTCTGCTGTTGCATCCTCGCCAAAATCTGAAGCTGTTGCCGACGATCAGTTCCATCCGACGACCATGAGCATGAGCAAGTCATGTTCGCTCACCGATCTCCTCGACACCATCGACTACTCGGTGCTctcgcagctgctcctcgacgGCTCATCTACTGATGCCCCAGCTGAGGCTGAGCCACTGCAAAGCCCACTAATCTATCCAACAGGAATACTCGCATGCCAAGAGCTTAACTACAACAACTACGTGAATAATAGACTCATCAGTATGACACCACAAGTAGATGCATCTTCATATTATAGTACCAACTATAACGGCATGAAAAGGAAGAGAATAATGACGATGAATGGTGCTGGCTCCTTCGATGATGGCGGCAATTTCGTGAAAAAATTGCAACTGCCAAGTGTTTCAAGGAATGGCAATATTGGCAGCGCAAGCAGCTACCGCACCCAGCAGCTTGTAGGCACCAGTAGCTTTCAGCACAGAAGCCTGCTGAGCCATCCGTTTCTGAACCAGCAGCAGCTGCTACTGAACAACCACCTCGAGCTGCAGTAG